The following is a genomic window from Epinephelus moara isolate mb chromosome 17, YSFRI_EMoa_1.0, whole genome shotgun sequence.
gattctgaaatcaCTGTAACATTCACATGCATGAGCTGGTGAGCATGTAGCTGGGTGTCCATCACAGTTTTGCACCAAATAAATGCGATATTTCAACAATTGGGGCTTGCAGGTGTTTCCATTGAAAGGTGTTGGACATCTAAGCCGTAATtctcgtaaaaaaaaaaaaaaggacgtCCAGAGTCTACTGCCTAAACTTATTGATGTTGGCAATGTGGTTTTGGTTGCATCTACTGCTGCTGCCGTGACCATTTTTAACAAAAGACGAAGGCAGCAGATGATAGCGGTTTCCTCTGTCCACACGTAcgtgtcattttgttttggttataCAGATGGAAAAGAACCCATCCGGTGACGTAGTGGGGTCACGTGACGTGTTAATGCGCTaaaagtgtttccattacacTTTTGCGCCAAATAATTGCGATATTTCGACAATTTCGATAAAGTACAATTGCAGCTTGCAGGTGTTTCCATTGAAAGGTGTTTGACATCTAAGCCGTGAGTCTCGCAAAGCTCCCTCTCGTGGGATTACGTAATTCTCGTCAAAAAATGGATGTCTGTGACCATTTTTAACAAAAGACGAAGGCAGCAGATGATAGCGGTTTCCTCTGTCCACACGTACcgtgtcattttgttttggtaTACAGATGGAAAAGAACCCGTCCAGTGACGTAGTGGGGTCACGTGACGTGTTCATGCACTaaaagtgtttccattacacTTTTGCGACGTACATCTGTATCGACACGTCTGAAAAACCACCTCATGagagcgtaaaaactttttagCAATATTTGAGAGGTTTTGCTAAACTCAGGCGTTTCCATTACCTGTTTTCTATTGCGCTGTTTAGATGTTGCACATTTCTAAGGGTGATGGAAACCCAGCTTGTGTTATGTGGTGGCTGCATGTCTGTCAGCTTGTTTCAACATGTttctgccccctggtggccaaCAAAACTATTAAAGGAGCTTTAAAGTAGTGATGGTCAGATCCAGCCTATGGCTGCACTCTGTTCAACAAACGGCTGAAAACAGACTGAATTTACTTTTCTGAAGcatttttctttaaaccaagaACACCATCTAATGTGCtctgaaaataaaactaaaaaatggTCCTTGAcacttcatttggccatcactgctTTAAAGTATCACCCTGCTGCATGCACCTTGTGTCCTGCGTCTTGCAGTAGCTTTGCAGCCGTCAGTCCAGCCACGCCAGCTCCGACGATGACGACATGATGAGAGTTATGTGTTCGTGGAAGGCCGTTCTGGATAGTGTGCATCAGCTTAGGGTAGTCTGTGTCATTCAGACAGTCGACCAGGTGTTCCTTCATGCTGACAGCAGTGGTGGTGTTGCTGAGGTACAATGTGAGCAGCAGCACACTGACAGATactggaaacacacagagagaaaaacacagcatTTAACTCAGTGTGAAAGATCTTTAGCTCTCCTTCATGTTGGGATATTTAATCAAGAAAGAAGAAGACTAGAGCTGGAGTCAGGTTGAGGCGACACTTGTTACTTTTCAAAACATGAAACAGTCATGACGTCATGTCTGCGCTGGCCTTTATTCACCTAGCCTCTACAACTCAGTGCAATCTGTCCTTCAGCATTTCTTTCTAAACTTGTGTCCACACCAGGTGCCAATAAAACTATATGTGCAAGTGAATTACACAAAATGATCTTGATGATCTTGTGTCATACGCTGAATTAGGGACTGATCTGCACcacaatagccaatcagcattgagatcctgtGGGGACGTGTGACGGCGAGGACGTACCAGCAGAAGTTCAttcactggaaaaacaaaagagaagctgacccacaaacactgctgctaACTGAAGACAAACTAACACTGTGCTCTTGAAAATGCATTGACGGTGGCTCCCTGGTTCACCGCTCGGCATGGAAAAGGGGCGACAGTTACGGTGCCATTGCACAGTCATACGCAGACTTTACCATGCGCCATTATGACAAAGCAACTGTAGTTTTGGATGGTTATAGTGAAGGTCCTTCCATCAAAGACAATACTCATCAGAGACGAGGAGAAACCACCCACCTGATCGTTAGCTTCAGTGCAAAGACTGAGGTGATGCAGATGTGGACACAGTCAAAACTGCAGTCAAGGCATCACAACATCAGACCCAACCTTGACAGGGGAGGATACAGACTTCTTCTTCTCTACTATGCTGAGACAAACAACAGAGGCCTCTGTTTTCCTTCAGACAAGTCCAATGTCTGGATAATAAACAGTCCAGTAAACAGCGCCCCGCCCTCATTTCATCACGCAGTCATGACCATCAAACTGACACCATAAAACATGGTGCTCAACAGCAGAACTGCTGCACAGCGCTCATTTCTCCAGTGAGTCAAATCCACAAACAAGGAAACAGATCAAGGAACTGACCGCAGCTAAATCTGCACGTACATCACATATTTAAAAGCACAGCACAAAAGAAGTGAAACTAAACTCTGACACTTTCATACCTCCAGCAGTCAGTCAGATTAAACACCAACGTGTCAGAGGGGCAGACTGACAGCCACGTTCACACTTTCAGTTCACTGATTTAAACAAAGCTCACCTGTTGGGGGAGTTATAGAATATTTATTCAGACACAagtaaaggaaaacacaatgtTACTCACATAAGTTCCATCTCACCACATGTGGATCCATCTCATCCGTTTGGAAGCTtgtcttctttttgtctttgatgacgtgaggaagagaaaaagaaatatgaGAAACTAAATGTTTAAACCTGACAAACTAACGTCTTCTAGCTCGTCTACACTTTCTGTGCACGCATCAACAACACTCAGAATCCAAAttaagaagaagatatacttcaTTAATACCCAACAGGGAAAtcctattttttaaattaagatgTGCaacttccattttttttaatacatcagTATTATAATTTACTTTCATTTCTTTCAGTGATGCTTCTTTCTGTAAATATTAATTCACGTTTACTTTTTAcagtttcatgttttaaatgtattttctgtctgCTGTATCAGTGTAAGTCTCCATTTTAGATCTGATACAGGCTCTGTAATATTTTGTAAATCAAAGTGAAATGAACCTCATCAAAGAcgtgacagaaaaacaaagagataaTTCATTATGTTGATATATTAGTCTCATTTCAAATGACAGTGAAATGATTCCTACCTTCAGAGAGCGTTAACGACAGAATCTGGTGTTGCAGTGAGCGCACATGAACTCATATCCTTTTATATAGGCCCACCACACGCTGCCTTAATGCTGGAATTTTTCTCTCATCTGATCGAGCCGACCACAAACAGCATGACTTTATGCATGTTGTCATTTCTTTATCATCATTGTTTGGCTTTCAGTTTCGTATTTAACCAGGTCTTATGATCACAGACAAAATGTCCTATGACTCATCATCAGCGGCGACGACGGCTTGTGTCATCTTATTGGAACCTTGCCAAAAATGCAACCACAGAATTATTTGCTAACCACATTGCTAAAGTCACTTGTTGTCAGCGTGCCACACATGGAGGTGTGGTATCGTCATCTGGGTTTGGTTTTACAGAAGTTTGAGAAGTGGTTGAAATGCCAGCTCCACCACGGTGCATTCTGGTGCTGACACAAAGAGCTGATGTGTGCAAGGCAGGTAGGAAAAGGACCCAAACACAGACGAGAACAGTTGAGTGATTTATTGGTAACATGATGAAGTGAAGCTTACAGGTGAGGGTGGCATATCCAGACAGGTGAGGGTCCACAGGGCAGGAAGCATGGTCGACAGTCTGGCCAGGAGCAGGTGGAGATGAGCTGGTATAAATACTGTGTGAGAGCATTTGgctgatgaggaacaggtgagcaggtgagaTAGAGGTCAGGTGACTGGGACTGCTGGGAAAGTCTGAGAGCCTCTGGTGGATGGATGAGAACTGCAAGTCTGTGGAGTTCTCAGGAAATGGCCACAACAGACCCAGAGCAAACTAGAAGCTGTTCCTGTtcagtgtttagtgtgtgtacatgcatggtCTCATCTGAAGGTAACACTCTGAAGTGTTTTCTCCAACAGTCACTGAGTTATACAAGTTTCAACACATTGaaatatagtttttattttattgttatctTCATCTGAATCTTTTCTGAAACAaacctcttgcactccacccccattttgtggcaaaaacgcctaaaatgacatacccaaattaaaatgactgtagcttctgaaccgctctgactacatgcatgcatgaggtcttgccagaaagaaaactccctgaagtttcttgggaaagtgtcagaaacactctaggtgatacagagacagagtaatgggcctctgaagtcagtaaacaaattgaagattttgcctaaaataaaataaaaaatgtgtttcaggatgaataactgtctgtggcttcatctgagcaggtaaatgacactgtggggctgtaggcacactatcaatgaacacttgtttcaaatttgaagaagactgctcaaagtatgaccattctacagtgtttttaccatgaaaagatccagacggagctccaaatgacaagtgggtcactctgcttcaaaacagtactatcagtgatcaaacaacactcagccagcttcaaacattgtaccttattgaaatcaggtgtgatagctgatgttgtttatgacacagaaacaccataaaatatcaccaaataaagccatatgaaacgtgaaagttatgatcccactttctagacggtgtatctcagccaaaaatagtagtaggagtgagactcttaccttttctgaatccggcaataccaaacatcacatggtttgatgatgtagtgcgcctgggacataccatttaacagaggagggggggggggggcgaggacgtcggcgtggagttagagaggttaaacaAAGATGCGGCAGACGCCTGCAAATAAACTACAAACTACAAATAAAGTTCCACGCGACTTCCCTGAGAAATGTAAACTGTTCAAACTGAGACAGACATTTCTTATTGTCATACACACATTATCATCTTGGATGCTGCATTATATTCAGGATCAACTCTTCACCTCTGTGGTCTCTATCAAACAGTacacatgtttattttatagtGTAACAAGAACTGTTGCAAAACCGCAGCTGATAAACAtcagagtgaaaaactgagaAGATGTTTACAAAATGTAAAGACAAGAAAGTCACCGAAGAATATCAGGGATCAGTTTAATtccattttgtttattgtttaattcatttacttatttattgagGCTATTTATTTCAATAGCAAATGGATAATATACACTAGTAAACAGCATGAATCAAATAAAAGTGATTCAAACAGACATAAAGAACATAACATAGGAGTAACTATACTTTTCTCCATGGTTaccaaacacaacaacagctcCTTTTCCGCTGCAGAGAGGGAAGTTTGTCCCAAAACTACACCTTGACGTAGAGTGCTTCATCCAGCCCTTAAGGTGACCACAACTGGACTGACACTCCAAGACGGAGTGGCAGCGGGGAGGATCTGCTTTTGGAGAGGCTGCTCCTCTGCCTATTGAAGCCTAGACTGTCAGTGcggaagctcctattggctgtGGTGAGATATCAATCAAAAGGTCAGGGGGTCGGCCATCATTTTGACACCAAGCAGACGGCATACATAGACGCAGGACGGGAGAAATGATGGACAATATGTGGAGAAATATGAACACTGAGATGATGCAACAGCAGTTTGTGGATATCTCTGGATGCACTAATGTGTTGGGACTGAATATTTCACTGGACTTAGCTCGTCTGAAACATCAAGTTCATTAAAAGTGTTTATTGAACCTGCTGTGGTCGTTGTGTCTTCAAATGGTCTGCATCAATGGAACCACGAGGAGCGCAGCTTTCTAATGACAGGTTGTATGATCACACCCATCTTCAACAATATGCTCCAGTATCCTTCAAGATATACAGGGCAGACCAAGTGCTGACTCTAACTTGTCCGTAGGTTTGAATATGAGCAGTTGCATCCTGGCAGTGTGAACTAGCAGAGGCTGGACTAGCAGCTGGAGACAATGAACAGGTGGAGGACAAATTAAATATTGGAATGAAGACATTTCTTTTCAATAttctttattaaatatttttcttcttcccttTGTACACGTAATTATGAACAACATACACTTCATATAGCACATACAGGTTTGATTCATTAGTGTTCTGTCAAAGTGGcatttcaacaacacatttCTGTGGCTTCAGCCACATATGTTGCACTTTTTGGTTTCCTGCTGAGACTTGATTCTTCAGACCCTAGAACTCGTCTCGCTCTGGATATTTAATTGAGTTTGAATCCAAGAGTGTGACTTTGTTGATATTCACAGCAGCTCTGATGGCAGATTTCATAGCTGTTTCAATCCAGGCGTGAGGGAAGGCCGTGTGTTCACCAGCAAAGTGCACCCTGCCTTCGTGTCTGAACAGCTCCTTAGAGTACTCTAAATGTTGGTAAGGTGTGAAGAGAGCGAAGGCGCCCAGGCTGTAAGGATCATCGCTCCACCTCTTCACCACCACCCCTGTGCAGAGAGACTTGACGTGCTCGCCGTGGATCTTTGCCAAATCTCTCAGAGCCAGCTCTTTCAGGTCTTCATCACTGGCACCTAGGAAGAGGAGGGAGTCATCAGACCAGGTGTAGGAGGCCAGGAGGACGCCGATGGTCTCATTGGTCGGGAAACTGTGGCTGGGGTAGTAGATGTAACGAGAGGGTCCGTCAGTGATGCTCTTTCCTCCTCGGATGCCGTCATCTTCCCAAAACTTCCTGCTGAAGGTGAGGATGATTTTGGTGGAGCTGTCGTAGTGGACCCCTCTCAGTGCTTCCGTCTTTGGGTTGGAGAGAGGTGGATCAAAGTCCATGAAGAGAGCTGCCTTGGCTGTGGTCGTTACCAGGACGACGTCGGCAGGAAGGTCAATAAAAGACGACTGTTGGTCTCTCTGGTACGATACAATCACACCTTTATCTGACTGACTGATGCGTTTGACCTTGGAGTTGAGGAGAATCACACAGTCACTGAGGACGTTAAGAAAAGCTTTGGGGAAAAGGTCCGACCCACCGGTCACTTCTGAGTaccttaaaaacacaaagacaagtAGATGCTGTTCTTAGAGAGCAGTGTGAATTTGTAAAGCTGCCATAATATGAGTTTTACTGAAGATAATTCatgtaatgtaaacatgctaaagTTGATCATGTGTGAGAAGTGAAAACGACAGTTGTGTCTGTGAACTGACACTTGTTCCTGAGACCTGTGTTAAATCATCCTGTTGTTTTATGACTGTTTGGAGACGTTTGTctttaagacacaagtttgtctccatgactttaagacacaagtttgtcttcatgactttaagacacaagtttgtcttcatgactttaagacacaagtttgtcttcatgactttaagacacaagtttgtcttcggGACTTTAAGACAGATATTCCTGAAGTTTTATAAAAAGATGATAGTTTGGGTTCAAATGACAAGATTTCTCCCAGAAAAGTCTCTGTCAGACAgacctgtctgtctgacagacagacaggtctgtctgtctgacagacAGGTCTGTCTGACAGACAGGTTTGCAGCAGCTTCTTCTGGAACAGACTGAGTTAAATGATCAGATGACATCGTCTCACATCAGTCGCAGACCTCTAAATTGCATtgaatcaaaatcgtatcgtggcagactttgtgatatcagcaaatattgtatcattgTACAAACAATCGATATAAAATCACATTGTAAAGAAACGGATGATTTACACCCCCAGTGACGACTGTCCCTTTTTCTGGCTCAGGGTTTTATAAACTGTGTAAAAAGCTATTCCCATTTTGATGAGTTGACAGTGTGGAGTGTAGAGCCTCACCGAGTGTCATCATTGATATCAGTCTGGTCATAGATCATCTCACTCAGCGCTGTGTACATAAGGCTCTGTTCATTAAGCAGGTCTCCGATCATCCTCACTGCCTCTGGACTTAGACCTCCTTCTTCTCTCAGATACTCCTGGTAAATAAACAGAGTTCCATGTCATGCAGTCCCAGTGACTCCAAAGGCttatcatttgttaaaaacaacaatttgatAAGATGTCGTCCTGTATTTATGCTGTTTGGTatgcatgaaaaataatgcTGATGATTCTCATTTCACAGCCTTTCAGGACAGAATGTTGTGTTTTACCTTCACAGAATAACGGTCATACTTTTTCAGTGCGACCCAGTAGCCATGTGCCTCCACCTCATTTTTTacctgcaaacaaacacaaggaaaAAGTCGAGTGCACTCATGAAGTCAGCTGAATAATCCATTGaatttgtggtgttttcatGAGTATTCACATGTGTgtcattcagtctctctctcacgTACTGCTCGGTTGTAGATGGATGGTATTTTCTGGCAGTATCAGTTGCATCGATTGCATCAAGCTGGCAAAGGGGCTTGTGTTTCCATCGCTGCTGATTGGAGCGGATAAATTCCTCtgactactgcagagttatTTGACCCcagtgtgaatgctgattgaaAACTTtctcattaaatacaaaagccagatgttggtTAGTGTTCGTGTGCTTTTGTCTGGTAGGTACGGGGCTAAAAGATGCTGAATGTTCAATGTTGGTCGACTGGAttacttttgtctttgtctgatTTTCTAATAGCCAGGACTTTCAACACATCTTGTTTCAACCTTACTGGTGGGAAAAGCTTAAAAATCAGTAAAATTCTGACCTCTGTGAGGACTGAATTTGCTCAGGGTGGGGCTTTTTATCGTTGAACACGCTCATTTATGCTGTTGGCCTGTTGCAAACTATGATGTCAGTTGTGACATTTAATGGAACCGATACCCAGACAGTCCAAAATGGTGGAAGCCATAATATTAGCTATGTCACTCTTATTTTATATATACCTTCTATGCCAACGATATCTTGCTCAACAAAacgagcccggtctcactctgaagttgtcaaaatccggcgcttgggcagtgacttgtggcatcaggaACCAACATAAAAAGattgtcctttaatgtcggaatgatacgtggctggttgctgttatattTTAATGGTGCACGGGGGTGTcgggggaaacgcggcggggCAATGAAGAAAGTTAAGGCAGGAAAGGGTAAATGGATCGACCAACcgctgactttcacctgagagagcagtgttcgcgtCCTGTGAGATTATAAGGgcatgtcatatgtggacgtggaaagtccatgacgaAAACACCAATATGTGATGgcgtcggagtgagaatgtgtggaGAAAACAGATGAACACATTTGTCTGATATATGTAAACGTGTTGTTTGGCAGCAGCTTTTTTTCCAGGGATGTGTGAACTTCCTTCATACCTTCTTTAAAGCTCGTTGTAGCAGCTCGTCGGCTGACTTCCCTTTCTCACTTGGCCACACGTTGTACTTCAGAACGTCAGGGTTTGATTGGACcgtgtgtgttttcttcagcACTCCATTGACATAGTAAAAGGTGTTGGGGTCATCCATGATGAAGTCATTTAGCTTGACCTTCAGCTTTTTA
Proteins encoded in this region:
- the LOC126404730 gene encoding L-amino-acid oxidase-like codes for the protein MLPSSFVAVSVLLLTLQASHAAAVSMKEHLADCLRDKDYDELLQTVKTGLPHINTSHHVVIVGAGMAGLTAAKLLQDAGHRVTILEANGHVGGRVETHRNEEEGWYAELGAMRIPSHHHIVLWFAKKLKVKLNDFIMDDPNTFYYVNGVLKKTHTVQSNPDVLKYNVWPSEKGKSADELLQRALKKVKNEVEAHGYWVALKKYDRYSVKEYLREEGGLSPEAVRMIGDLLNEQSLMYTALSEMIYDQTDINDDTRYSEVTGGSDLFPKAFLNVLSDCVILLNSKVKRISQSDKGVIVSYQRDQQSSFIDLPADVVLVTTTAKAALFMDFDPPLSNPKTEALRGVHYDSSTKIILTFSRKFWEDDGIRGGKSITDGPSRYIYYPSHSFPTNETIGVLLASYTWSDDSLLFLGASDEDLKELALRDLAKIHGEHVKSLCTGVVVKRWSDDPYSLGAFALFTPYQHLEYSKELFRHEGRVHFAGEHTAFPHAWIETAMKSAIRAAVNINKVTLLDSNSIKYPERDEF